From a single bacterium genomic region:
- a CDS encoding lipopolysaccharide biosynthesis protein, translated as MNETLTAKAFHGLKWSYFGTVINTVTQIAFTAIMARLLDPPSFGLMAMANVVIRFGSYFAQMGISPAIIQKKEIEEKDIQAAFTLSFILGLIFFLLIFLLAPFSVYVFDNVEVIPILRYMAISFIAIGFFNTSLGLLRRNLQFKLVSLFEVLSFVLGYGLISVVAAYMGMGVWSLVIGALTQQLVMALLCYISVRHPLRFVWKWSGYFWLYSFGGRVSVINFIEFLSANLDTFVIGRYLGPNSLGVYNRAYMLINLPAYQLANSLNKVIFPSFSKIQSDIPKLKRAYASSITLLSVILFPVCFGVIPAAKEVVLVILGDQWSGAVPVLQILAVATSFNLLAHIGGLTCEATANLRIKLIIQSFCLALLAILFFLLSYLGLLGFAIAVVTMECVRFFSYILIMRRILDWPLIEAWNTYKAAVISTICVSVGILLISIFLRSYDISTYIIFIFQLITGFMILSVILLYFPPNYFKKELRSRILNQDLSIKQGSLLNTVFVCLKKSPLLRLKEIN; from the coding sequence ATGAATGAAACACTTACCGCAAAAGCTTTTCACGGACTGAAATGGAGTTATTTTGGCACCGTTATCAATACGGTTACTCAAATTGCTTTTACCGCAATCATGGCACGTCTGCTTGATCCGCCGTCTTTCGGATTAATGGCGATGGCTAATGTCGTAATTCGTTTTGGAAGTTATTTTGCGCAAATGGGTATTAGCCCGGCAATCATCCAAAAAAAAGAGATAGAAGAAAAAGATATACAGGCGGCATTTACATTGAGTTTTATTCTGGGGTTGATTTTTTTTTTACTGATTTTTCTGCTCGCGCCCTTCTCGGTCTATGTTTTTGACAATGTCGAAGTTATTCCGATACTCAGATATATGGCCATTTCATTTATTGCGATTGGTTTTTTTAATACTTCCTTAGGTCTTCTTAGAAGAAACCTACAGTTCAAACTGGTTTCTCTGTTTGAAGTACTTTCATTTGTTCTGGGTTACGGATTGATTAGCGTAGTAGCGGCATATATGGGGATGGGCGTGTGGAGTCTGGTAATAGGAGCCCTTACTCAACAGCTCGTGATGGCGCTTTTGTGTTATATTTCAGTTCGGCACCCTCTTCGTTTCGTTTGGAAATGGAGCGGGTATTTTTGGTTGTACTCATTTGGAGGGCGAGTATCGGTGATTAATTTCATTGAGTTTTTAAGCGCAAACCTTGACACTTTTGTTATAGGCAGATATCTTGGGCCAAATTCTCTTGGAGTGTATAACCGGGCATATATGCTCATCAATTTGCCGGCATACCAACTGGCAAATAGCTTAAATAAAGTTATATTTCCATCTTTCAGTAAGATTCAATCTGACATACCAAAATTGAAAAGAGCCTACGCATCCTCAATCACTCTGCTCAGCGTTATACTTTTTCCCGTTTGTTTTGGTGTGATCCCGGCCGCGAAGGAAGTTGTTTTAGTTATTTTGGGCGATCAATGGAGTGGAGCCGTCCCCGTACTACAAATATTGGCTGTTGCGACCTCGTTTAACCTCTTGGCGCATATCGGTGGACTGACCTGCGAGGCTACGGCGAATTTAAGGATCAAGCTCATTATACAGTCTTTTTGTCTTGCTTTATTGGCCATCCTCTTTTTTTTGCTCTCCTATTTAGGATTATTAGGTTTTGCAATTGCTGTCGTAACTATGGAATGTGTTCGCTTTTTTAGCTATATCCTTATTATGCGACGAATTTTAGATTGGCCATTGATAGAAGCTTGGAATACGTATAAAGCAGCAGTAATTTCTACGATTTGTGTATCGGTAGGCATCCTATTAATTTCCATATTTTTGAGATCGTATGATATCTCAACTTACATTATATTTATTTTCCAACTGATCACGGGCTTTATGATATTAAGCGTGATCCTATTGTATTTTCCACCTAATTATTTTAAAAAGGAATTACGATCGCGTATTTTGAATCAGGATCTCTCAATCAAACAAGGTAGCTTATTGAACACGGTATTCGTTTGTCTCAAAAAATCACCACTTCTTCGGTTAAAGGAAATTAATTAA
- a CDS encoding glycosyltransferase — MRILYLVNEPTDGYQVGYRSAMEGLVKSGQLESYCPFSFYVEEKKLGSWNKTLESLYDIVIEFQPHVLLVAHLGKYHVIPQAFVEKIKSLYDIPPVLAYDERDVYGYVRKPLPESVLQFSKFCDVVFLVAAGSFANRFRNAGCRNVQFLPEAADTVQFGKPWTPDLERKFDVIMLANRHPSRIPFRSMPGIREREILARNLYDVFGKKFGLFGRGWENYLGNQGVVPFGEQENILRSSWLSVGQGHFPNYENYFSDRLPIALLSKVAHVCSAQPGLENLFSHGEHCMLFKTPDEAVSLCRLLLSWPKKELIALGERGAEWVRNNYTETIRMEKLVNTLKSLYQQRLYLKEKGIKLR, encoded by the coding sequence ATGAGGATTTTATATTTAGTAAATGAGCCAACGGACGGTTATCAGGTCGGTTACAGATCTGCTATGGAAGGATTGGTAAAATCGGGACAACTGGAGTCATATTGTCCATTCTCATTTTACGTTGAGGAAAAAAAACTCGGGTCATGGAATAAAACCTTAGAAAGCCTGTACGATATTGTCATTGAGTTTCAGCCACACGTCCTGCTTGTTGCCCATCTTGGAAAGTACCATGTCATACCGCAAGCTTTTGTTGAAAAGATAAAGTCCTTGTATGATATTCCCCCCGTCTTGGCGTACGACGAAAGAGATGTATACGGATATGTAAGAAAACCGCTTCCCGAATCAGTATTGCAGTTCAGTAAATTTTGTGATGTCGTTTTTCTTGTAGCTGCGGGAAGTTTCGCCAATCGATTTCGAAATGCGGGGTGCAGAAACGTTCAGTTTTTACCTGAAGCGGCGGACACGGTTCAATTTGGGAAGCCATGGACGCCGGATTTAGAAAGAAAATTTGATGTTATCATGTTAGCAAATCGCCATCCGTCTCGCATCCCGTTCCGGTCTATGCCCGGTATCAGGGAGCGTGAGATTCTGGCTCGAAATCTCTATGATGTTTTCGGAAAAAAATTTGGATTATTTGGGCGCGGGTGGGAAAATTATCTTGGTAACCAGGGTGTGGTACCTTTTGGCGAACAGGAGAATATCTTACGTTCCAGTTGGCTCAGTGTTGGTCAGGGTCACTTTCCAAATTATGAAAATTATTTTTCCGACCGGCTTCCTATCGCTCTATTGTCAAAAGTTGCTCATGTGTGCAGCGCTCAGCCCGGTCTGGAAAATCTTTTTTCCCATGGAGAACATTGTATGCTTTTCAAGACACCGGATGAAGCTGTTTCGCTTTGCAGGCTGTTGTTAAGTTGGCCGAAAAAAGAATTGATTGCTTTAGGTGAGCGCGGAGCGGAATGGGTACGAAACAATTATACTGAAACTATTCGGATGGAAAAACTGGTCAATACATTGAAAAGTCTATACCAACAACGTCTGTATCTAAAAGAAAAAGGAATTAAACTCAGATAA
- a CDS encoding oligosaccharide flippase family protein, with product MKKAFEWALRKLRAIFTKLGSFIFGSYQSEHTDRNRGQDRLNRAAITGSSGIIANGITIGVSLISIPIAVNYLGANQYGVWLTISSLLSWLAISDMGFGGMALVNTLSEARGCDDYRMARELISTSFAGLCAISAILFLMFVLSFPFVPWSSVFNASEFITQRELHQAIVIAFILFVLMFPTSILNAVYLGFQEGYYANGWSIAGSFVSLLAIIMAVVADGGLSLLIVAISGSRLAVFGIALLHLFYVKHPSIRPDFRMVTGKAFYRLFPLGWKYLFQQLAGVVMFQSQPMLITHYLGPAYVSIYIIGQKILSLPLQLVQFYTFPLIPGYGEAKICGDWRWIWSTLRKSSLFSGIFVLATIIPIALLCPIIIEYWVGASLVPSRFFIAFFSCYVFINALVTPTAVFFTGIEWVGSQAIMALLNGGVTIVLAVILLPILGLSGMALSMGIGLLAINGSGQWLLFRFAKRKFVRMQSN from the coding sequence TTGAAAAAAGCTTTTGAATGGGCGCTAAGAAAATTGCGTGCGATATTCACTAAATTGGGTTCATTCATTTTCGGCAGTTACCAGAGTGAACACACAGATCGAAATAGAGGCCAAGACAGGCTTAATCGCGCCGCTATTACTGGTTCGTCCGGAATTATCGCAAACGGCATTACCATCGGTGTGTCACTCATTTCAATTCCTATTGCAGTAAATTATTTGGGCGCAAATCAGTATGGGGTATGGCTGACCATCAGCAGTCTTTTAAGCTGGCTGGCCATTAGTGATATGGGTTTTGGCGGGATGGCGTTGGTCAACACGTTATCGGAGGCCAGAGGATGCGACGACTACCGGATGGCCCGTGAACTTATCTCAACGTCCTTTGCCGGCTTATGCGCGATAAGCGCCATTTTGTTTCTTATGTTTGTATTATCCTTTCCGTTTGTGCCATGGTCATCTGTTTTCAACGCGTCCGAATTTATCACACAGCGCGAATTGCACCAAGCCATAGTCATAGCGTTTATTTTGTTCGTCCTCATGTTTCCTACCAGTATTCTCAACGCTGTATATCTCGGATTCCAGGAAGGATATTATGCCAACGGCTGGTCGATAGCGGGTAGTTTTGTTTCATTACTCGCTATCATAATGGCCGTCGTCGCAGATGGCGGATTATCTTTATTGATAGTTGCCATTTCCGGGTCACGGCTCGCGGTATTCGGTATTGCTCTGCTTCATCTTTTCTATGTGAAGCATCCCTCCATTCGACCTGATTTTCGTATGGTAACCGGCAAGGCATTTTATCGTCTTTTTCCTTTGGGTTGGAAATACTTGTTTCAACAACTTGCCGGCGTTGTCATGTTCCAAAGTCAACCCATGCTCATTACACATTATTTGGGTCCGGCATACGTGAGCATTTACATTATTGGTCAGAAAATACTCAGCCTTCCTCTTCAGTTAGTCCAATTCTATACCTTTCCGCTTATTCCGGGATATGGCGAGGCTAAGATTTGCGGGGATTGGCGCTGGATCTGGTCTACGCTTCGAAAGTCATCTTTATTCAGCGGTATATTTGTGTTGGCAACCATTATTCCCATTGCGTTATTATGTCCGATCATCATAGAATATTGGGTCGGGGCATCTCTGGTTCCATCCCGCTTTTTCATTGCGTTTTTTTCATGTTATGTATTTATTAATGCACTTGTGACCCCAACGGCGGTTTTCTTCACGGGCATAGAGTGGGTCGGCTCTCAGGCAATTATGGCTTTGCTCAACGGTGGCGTGACTATTGTCTTAGCAGTTATTCTCCTGCCGATTCTCGGATTGAGCGGCATGGCATTGTCTATGGGTATTGGCTTATTGGCCATTAACGGATCAGGGCAATGGCTATTGTTTCGTTTTGCAAAAAGAAAATTTGTCAGAATGCAGTCGAATTAA
- a CDS encoding class I SAM-dependent methyltransferase: MAIVSFCKKKICQNAVELISINKKMTSEHPKNYRHRVVVKAEREIAYESPDHLYPWGTKRDNSRNRRFNRKLYALYPGFKDPMKVLDLGCSGGGFVKDCIDDGYLAVGLEGSDYSKIHRRAEWALIPDFLFTCDITCKFEIFLDAGTLQSPIEFDVVTMWEVFEHIADTDIEKVALNVRKHLKDTGIWVVSISPNDEDFEGIKLHLSVHPKEWWIEKLKKFGFIHMESYVQYFNTQFIRGPKYGAEGTFHLVLSHSPDKAPKIPKESFFKRIMDRWIASKAQKFLKLLVTGEK, from the coding sequence ATGGCTATTGTTTCGTTTTGCAAAAAGAAAATTTGTCAGAATGCAGTCGAATTAATTTCAATCAACAAAAAAATGACAAGCGAACATCCAAAAAATTACAGACACCGAGTTGTCGTGAAGGCAGAGCGGGAGATCGCTTATGAATCGCCGGACCACCTCTACCCATGGGGCACAAAACGCGATAATAGCCGGAACAGAAGATTCAACAGGAAGCTGTATGCACTCTACCCAGGGTTTAAGGATCCGATGAAAGTGCTGGATCTCGGATGTTCCGGCGGCGGATTTGTGAAAGATTGTATTGATGACGGCTACCTTGCGGTGGGGCTCGAAGGAAGTGACTATTCTAAAATACACAGAAGAGCAGAATGGGCGCTGATTCCTGATTTTCTTTTCACATGTGACATAACCTGTAAATTCGAAATATTTTTGGATGCCGGCACCCTTCAAAGCCCCATTGAATTCGACGTGGTAACGATGTGGGAAGTGTTTGAACATATAGCGGATACCGATATTGAAAAAGTTGCGCTGAATGTAAGAAAACACCTGAAAGATACTGGAATTTGGGTTGTCAGCATTTCACCTAATGACGAAGATTTTGAAGGAATAAAATTACATTTATCCGTACATCCGAAGGAATGGTGGATCGAAAAGTTGAAAAAGTTTGGATTTATACATATGGAATCATATGTGCAATATTTTAATACACAGTTTATCCGTGGTCCGAAATATGGCGCCGAAGGAACCTTTCATCTTGTGCTGAGCCACAGCCCTGACAAAGCGCCGAAGATACCTAAGGAATCCTTTTTTAAGAGAATCATGGATCGCTGGATTGCTTCCAAAGCTCAAAAATTTCTTAAGTTACTTGTTACCGGCGAAAAGTAG
- a CDS encoding glycosyltransferase, producing the protein MNEKITQEIHYIYVIDPLIRSFLGHYFNYANSIFHAAVKAGLDFRLLANAECDPGISEELPTRFIFSKDEAPRLLGIRPPKLAGLHRPIKRLNEWIKACRELDRPDGMVFVDNCVAIELLLFAIALFFEKKVLLPVFIVMMRIYYYNPSTNRWKKETIILKLALYLLRKTSNSKRIHLVSDSELLASRFGRLTKMPIHTVPIPHTHIGLNESNKKYSTRLRFAYLGHGDYYKGITFLADAIHELNAAGYLNRMEFFIQCYQSRTHDARIDKALIGLRQLNAKSIEVVEEPLDVNNYNLQMIRADVLLFPYLIDRGESTSGPFTEALALSKPVIVSAQTWASQQLEKFDGGGVICQSGSSTSLVQAMMEMSNNYAAIVKKAEKARLNWAAFHNADNFINTLTSVSVSENDGSIQKREMEFEEPGRKGRP; encoded by the coding sequence ATGAACGAAAAAATAACTCAGGAAATTCACTACATTTATGTAATTGACCCTCTCATTCGAAGTTTTCTCGGCCACTACTTCAATTATGCGAACAGCATATTCCACGCGGCGGTGAAAGCAGGATTGGATTTTAGGTTATTAGCGAATGCGGAATGCGATCCCGGCATTTCAGAAGAATTGCCTACGCGTTTTATTTTCAGCAAAGATGAAGCTCCAAGGCTGTTGGGAATTCGACCGCCTAAACTGGCCGGTCTTCATCGTCCGATTAAGAGGCTGAATGAATGGATAAAGGCCTGCCGGGAATTGGACCGGCCGGATGGGATGGTGTTTGTAGATAACTGCGTTGCAATCGAACTTCTGTTATTTGCCATCGCTCTTTTTTTTGAAAAAAAAGTTCTTTTGCCTGTTTTCATAGTGATGATGCGTATTTACTATTATAACCCGTCTACCAACCGGTGGAAAAAAGAAACGATCATTTTGAAACTGGCGTTGTATCTGTTAAGAAAGACTTCGAATTCAAAGCGAATACATTTAGTGTCGGATAGCGAACTATTGGCTTCCCGATTTGGGCGATTGACTAAAATGCCCATTCATACAGTTCCGATCCCTCACACGCACATCGGGCTTAATGAGAGTAATAAAAAGTACTCAACCCGATTAAGATTTGCATATCTTGGACATGGAGATTATTACAAAGGAATTACTTTCCTTGCCGATGCAATCCATGAGTTGAATGCTGCAGGATATTTGAATCGTATGGAATTCTTTATTCAGTGTTACCAATCACGGACACATGACGCCAGGATAGACAAGGCTTTGATAGGACTACGGCAACTAAACGCAAAAAGTATTGAAGTGGTTGAAGAACCGCTTGACGTAAATAATTATAATCTTCAAATGATTCGTGCTGACGTGCTTTTATTTCCGTATCTTATCGACCGCGGCGAAAGCACATCGGGTCCTTTTACCGAGGCGCTGGCATTATCAAAACCGGTTATCGTTTCTGCGCAGACCTGGGCAAGCCAACAACTGGAAAAATTTGACGGCGGGGGCGTTATCTGTCAAAGCGGCAGCAGTACGAGTCTGGTTCAAGCAATGATGGAAATGAGTAACAATTATGCGGCCATAGTAAAGAAGGCTGAGAAAGCCAGATTGAACTGGGCCGCATTTCACAATGCAGATAATTTTATAAACACATTAACATCTGTCAGCGTATCGGAGAACGACGGATCAATTCAGAAACGGGAAATGGAATTCGAAGAACCGGGAAGAAAAGGCCGACCATGA
- a CDS encoding NAD-dependent epimerase/dehydratase family protein, with protein MNILVTGASGFLGTALCAQLDAAGHHTVKLNSKNCDLTKQDSLLHFGDQVYDLVFHLAAWTQAGDFAIRHPGEQWVINQQINTNVLTWWQQYQPQAKIICMGTSCSYAPDMRLTEENYLVGTPIESLYTYAMTKRMLQVGLLSLNKQFGLKYLNFVPSTLYGPGYHTDGRQMHFIFDLIRKILRGKKYQEPVILWGDGYQRRELVFVDDFVRIMMELTGSNENKIVNIGAGEEFSIRHFAEIICRKVGYDFKSIEFDTSRYVGAKSKCLDITRLKELLPKTKLTTLDEGLDKTISWFEKTVELGPGKE; from the coding sequence ATGAATATTCTTGTTACCGGTGCAAGCGGTTTTCTAGGAACGGCATTGTGCGCGCAATTAGATGCGGCGGGACATCATACCGTTAAGTTAAATTCAAAAAACTGTGATCTGACAAAACAAGATTCATTGCTGCATTTTGGGGATCAGGTCTATGATCTTGTATTTCATTTGGCGGCATGGACTCAGGCCGGCGACTTTGCGATCCGTCATCCCGGAGAACAATGGGTAATTAATCAGCAGATCAACACCAACGTTCTCACATGGTGGCAGCAATATCAGCCTCAAGCCAAAATTATTTGCATGGGCACCAGTTGTTCCTATGCGCCGGATATGCGGTTAACCGAAGAAAATTATCTTGTCGGAACTCCGATTGAGAGTCTTTATACGTATGCCATGACCAAACGCATGCTGCAGGTGGGATTATTATCGTTGAACAAACAATTTGGCCTGAAGTATCTGAACTTTGTTCCGTCAACTTTATACGGTCCAGGGTACCACACGGACGGCAGGCAGATGCATTTTATTTTTGATCTTATCCGTAAGATACTTCGCGGAAAAAAATACCAGGAACCGGTCATTCTGTGGGGGGACGGTTATCAGCGCAGAGAATTGGTTTTTGTAGACGATTTTGTAAGGATTATGATGGAGCTGACCGGAAGCAATGAAAACAAAATCGTAAATATTGGAGCCGGGGAGGAATTTTCCATCAGGCATTTTGCGGAAATAATTTGTAGGAAAGTTGGGTACGATTTCAAAAGTATCGAATTTGATACTTCCCGATACGTTGGCGCTAAATCGAAATGCCTGGATATAACCCGGCTGAAAGAACTATTGCCGAAGACGAAACTCACAACATTAGATGAAGGACTTGATAAAACCATTTCATGGTTTGAAAAAACCGTGGAACTCGGACCTGGAAAGGAATAG
- a CDS encoding FkbM family methyltransferase: MKDKLKNRLLDRIRKIEILLDTPGSYHARKAGCYFGTYQMLYHVKKVGINPQSILDIGANTGMFSKTAHFLFPDALILAFEPLKSCFLKLIELEKNIKELECFNVAVGAKNEKTVIHRSEYHYSSSLLEMENLHKEAFPYTAGESLEEIQTVCLDDVLAERVLKRPLLIKIDVQGYEKYVLEGAEKTLLISDHILCEMSFRSLYKGQALFDDINDYLRDKGFIFRGPYDSLKHPETGEVLQIDGLFSKIKG; encoded by the coding sequence ATGAAGGATAAACTAAAAAACAGATTACTCGACCGAATCCGAAAAATCGAAATCCTCTTAGATACACCGGGGTCTTATCATGCGCGAAAAGCCGGTTGCTATTTTGGTACGTATCAAATGTTATATCATGTCAAAAAAGTCGGAATAAACCCTCAATCCATCCTGGATATTGGAGCCAATACAGGAATGTTTTCAAAAACAGCTCATTTCTTATTTCCGGATGCATTAATTCTTGCATTCGAGCCGTTGAAAAGTTGTTTTCTTAAACTTATAGAGTTAGAAAAAAATATAAAGGAGCTGGAATGCTTCAATGTAGCCGTGGGCGCTAAAAATGAAAAAACGGTCATTCATCGCAGCGAATACCATTATTCAAGTTCTCTTCTGGAGATGGAAAATCTTCATAAAGAAGCTTTCCCTTATACCGCCGGGGAGTCTTTGGAAGAAATTCAAACAGTTTGTCTTGACGACGTTCTCGCTGAACGGGTATTGAAACGACCTCTGTTGATAAAAATAGACGTACAAGGATACGAAAAATATGTCTTGGAAGGGGCAGAAAAAACCCTGCTGATTTCAGATCATATCCTATGCGAAATGTCCTTTAGATCTTTGTATAAAGGGCAAGCGCTTTTCGATGACATAAATGATTATTTGCGCGACAAAGGTTTTATTTTTCGTGGCCCATATGACTCGCTGAAACATCCGGAAACGGGAGAAGTATTGCAGATCGACGGACTGTTTTCTAAAATAAAAGGATGA
- a CDS encoding class I SAM-dependent methyltransferase, which yields MICRVCDSTNLKLAIDLGNQPWCNHFLALDEVGKEPYYPLRVVYCHQCSTAQLDYTVKKEIMFGDHTYLSGITKSLSDHFKAVAEHVDSAFFKENKSKSVLDIGSNDGTQLKHFRELGYDILGVESSATTARIANDAGIETLNEFFNLEVVNKLNRKFDIINAAGVFFHLEELHSVTEGIREALKSEGVFVVQFLYMKRIIENTAFDQIYHEHLLYYNLQTIEVLLNRHGLSMFDAYLSPIHGGSMIGYVGHKGKRLKTERLQLLKKAESDSQSNQFKAYIDFGERIKQMKDENISYLQKAKQAGKTIFGMGAPVKGNTLLNYFGIGTQYIDMLVEKNELRRNLFSPGMHIPIVIEKELRKLPDIYYVLAWNFKKEILANNQALLQKGIEFYFPVNPSEI from the coding sequence ATGATTTGCCGCGTTTGTGATTCGACGAATTTAAAGTTAGCAATAGACCTCGGAAACCAGCCATGGTGTAATCATTTTTTGGCACTTGATGAGGTTGGGAAAGAACCCTACTATCCACTTCGGGTGGTATATTGTCATCAATGTTCCACTGCACAACTGGACTACACTGTCAAAAAAGAAATCATGTTTGGAGACCATACCTATTTGTCTGGGATCACTAAATCCTTAAGCGACCACTTCAAGGCCGTAGCAGAACACGTAGATTCCGCTTTTTTTAAAGAAAACAAATCAAAATCAGTGCTTGATATCGGTTCAAACGACGGCACGCAGTTAAAACATTTTAGAGAACTGGGTTATGATATTCTGGGTGTGGAATCGTCCGCCACAACGGCGAGAATTGCAAACGATGCCGGGATTGAGACGTTGAATGAGTTTTTTAACCTTGAAGTTGTGAATAAACTCAATAGAAAGTTTGACATTATAAATGCAGCCGGCGTGTTTTTTCATCTTGAGGAACTTCATTCCGTTACGGAAGGTATACGTGAAGCTTTAAAAAGCGAGGGCGTTTTTGTAGTCCAGTTTCTTTACATGAAGCGTATTATAGAAAATACGGCTTTTGATCAAATCTATCACGAACATCTTTTGTATTATAATCTCCAAACGATCGAAGTTTTGCTCAATCGCCACGGACTGTCTATGTTTGACGCTTATCTTTCACCCATACACGGCGGTTCCATGATCGGATATGTCGGACACAAGGGAAAACGCTTAAAGACAGAACGGCTGCAGTTGCTAAAAAAAGCCGAGTCAGATAGTCAATCCAATCAGTTCAAAGCGTATATCGATTTTGGTGAACGAATTAAACAAATGAAAGACGAAAATATTTCCTACTTGCAAAAAGCTAAACAGGCCGGTAAAACGATATTCGGTATGGGTGCGCCGGTTAAGGGTAATACGCTGTTGAATTATTTCGGGATCGGAACGCAATACATTGATATGTTGGTTGAAAAAAACGAATTACGGCGTAATCTTTTTTCACCGGGTATGCACATACCCATCGTTATTGAAAAAGAGCTTCGGAAGTTACCGGATATTTATTATGTTCTTGCCTGGAACTTCAAGAAAGAGATTCTTGCGAATAATCAGGCGCTATTGCAAAAGGGGATTGAGTTCTACTTTCCGGTTAACCCTTCGGAGATATAA
- a CDS encoding UDP-N-acetylglucosamine 2-epimerase (non-hydrolyzing), whose amino-acid sequence MKQKILFIFGTRPEAIKMAPLIKEFQKHPDELETKICVTAQHRQMLDQVLDVFDIKPDFDLDVMQEGQSLLQLTSRVFSGLEKIFLETKPDWVLVQGDTSTVMAAGVAAFYAGIKVGHVEAGLRSHNRYTPFPEEINRRIASVVADVHFAPTEKARQALLAEGIADNSIHVTGNTVIDALMWVLDKVKRTPPEIVNSLKGKILNKKIVLVTGHRRESFGEGFDQICLALRDIAEQNKDVVVIYPVHFNPNVREPVNRILNGNENILLIEPLTYTDFVWLMDKSYLILTDSGGVQEEAPSLGKPILVMRDVTERMEGIEAGTAKLVGTNREKIASETLRLLTDKLGYERMSKAINPYGDGKASEFITDIILNYDIQL is encoded by the coding sequence ATGAAACAAAAAATATTATTCATATTCGGTACGCGTCCGGAAGCGATCAAGATGGCGCCTCTTATTAAAGAGTTTCAAAAACATCCGGATGAGTTAGAAACCAAAATCTGTGTAACCGCGCAGCATCGCCAAATGCTGGATCAGGTTTTGGATGTATTTGACATCAAACCGGATTTTGACCTGGATGTCATGCAGGAAGGTCAGTCACTGCTACAGTTGACGTCACGGGTATTTTCAGGCCTGGAGAAAATTTTTTTGGAAACCAAACCGGATTGGGTATTGGTTCAAGGGGATACGTCCACGGTCATGGCGGCCGGCGTGGCGGCTTTTTATGCCGGGATCAAGGTCGGCCATGTGGAGGCAGGGTTGCGATCGCATAACCGATATACGCCATTTCCTGAAGAGATCAACCGCCGCATCGCTTCGGTTGTTGCCGATGTGCATTTTGCGCCAACGGAAAAAGCACGGCAAGCACTTTTGGCCGAAGGCATAGCCGATAATAGCATCCATGTTACCGGTAATACTGTCATTGATGCGCTGATGTGGGTTCTTGACAAAGTAAAACGAACTCCGCCTGAAATAGTAAATAGTCTAAAAGGAAAAATTCTTAACAAGAAAATCGTTTTGGTCACAGGCCATCGTCGTGAGAGTTTTGGCGAGGGATTTGACCAGATCTGCCTTGCGCTGAGGGATATTGCTGAACAGAATAAAGATGTTGTCGTGATCTATCCTGTTCATTTTAATCCCAATGTTCGCGAACCTGTTAACCGTATTCTTAACGGAAACGAAAATATTCTTCTCATCGAGCCGCTCACTTATACCGATTTTGTATGGCTTATGGACAAATCGTATCTCATCCTTACGGATTCCGGCGGCGTGCAGGAAGAAGCGCCGTCACTCGGCAAGCCGATCCTGGTCATGCGCGATGTGACGGAGCGTATGGAGGGTATAGAGGCAGGTACTGCTAAGTTGGTCGGTACAAATCGGGAAAAAATCGCGTCGGAAACACTAAGGCTTTTGACCGACAAACTCGGATATGAGAGAATGTCAAAAGCGATCAATCCATATGGGGATGGAAAAGCGAGCGAGTTTATCACAGACATTATTTTGAATTATGACATTCAGTTATAA